A segment of the Candidatus Cloacimonas sp. genome:
CCAATTAACTTTTCCATCCCATCCGGTTCCTAATGCTTTCATAACTGCTTCCTTAGCTGCAAAACGAGCTGCAAATGATTGTGCGGAATTGGCTTTGCGGGAACAATACTCAATTTCTGCAGGCGTGAAGAGTTTTTCGCAAAACCTGGAGTTTTTGGTGATAGCATTTTGAATACGCTCGACCTTAATAATATCACAACCAATGCCAATAATCATATTATAAAGCTCCTTCCAGTTTTAACAACTGCTGTTTTATAGGCAACCCTCCGCCATAACCTTTTAAAGAGCCATCTGAACCAATTACCCGATGACAGGGAATCAGCAAAGAAACAGGATTTTTATTTAAAGCTCCGCCAACAGCTCTACTTGCCTTA
Coding sequences within it:
- a CDS encoding holo-ACP synthase; this translates as MIIGIGCDIIKVERIQNAITKNSRFCEKLFTPAEIEYCSRKANSAQSFAARFAAKEAVMKALGTGWDGKVNWLDIEVINSASGAPSIKLTGGAKEIADELKVNNICLSLAHEKDFALAYIILEGE